The Agaribacterium sp. ZY112 genome includes the window AATGGCGTTAATCTGGTTCAGTGTATCGCGCTGAGGCGCTCGGGCAGGTCATCGGGGCACGTTTTATTAACCAGCCTGCCAACGTAAGGCTGGGCAAGTACTCGTATAACAAAGCGTTCAACGCTCGCCAGCAAGCTGGCTGGACCTTCACTGCGTCGCTTAATATGTGCTTAAATAGCACATATTAATCAACTACGTTACGGCCCGTTAACGCGGCGTTATGCATCATGAGCAAACTAAAGCAAATATTAGTAAATCTAGTAATAGTATTCGCGCTTTTGGGTGGCATTGCTCTAATGGTCGTACGTATTCATTACCCAGATTTATTAAATATAGACTTTATCTATTCCCGACTGGGTATGTCCTTACTGGCCGTAACTTTTTTTGCCTTAGCATTATTTGAGTATAAAGTTTTAAAAACTAAGCGTAAGCCAACTACAAAATTTTTTTCGGCAACCATTAGGCTTCCATTATATTTAGCCGCAAGTATTTACCTTGTTTATAACGTGTTTACATACGGGTAACTGCATAACAAAGCGTTCAACGCGCGCCAGCAAGCTGGCTGGACCTTCACTGCGTCGCTTAATATGTGCTTAAATAGCACATATTAATCAACTACGTTACGGCCCGTTAACGCGGCGTTAAATGCCTATGATCTACGAGTACGATTTAAAAGAAATCCTTCCAAGGCTTAAAGGCCCACTAAAGGAAATTCTGGAGTCTGAAATTGCAGCAGGCAACGATATGGTAGAAATATCAAGCAAGTGGCCAATGCCTGAAGTAAACGTGTGGTTTAAAAATCCACTCACAGATAAATATAAAAAGTCGTATCCTTCTCTCCAATACACCTATCTTGGTGACCCCAAGAATTGGTTAGAGGAATACATAGATAAAGAGAATGGCGCAATGGTGGCAGCAAAGTGCTAACCCAGCATTTAACAAACAGCTCAATCCGACCTTCACTGCGTTGCTCGTTTTGTGCTTTTCCGCTACGCTCGCACAAAACCATCAACTCCGTTCCGGCGGCTTAGCTGGGCGTTGTACGTCACGCGATATTTTTCGACGCGCCCGCAAAGATTAAATCACTGCCTCTAAGCAACACCAATCCTAGTACTTTCCTGCAAAGTCTTGGTCTTCAAAGTCCGCATTATCTTCAAATTCAGTTAAGGTAGCTCCAGCTTTATTCCTTTGTTCAACTAGGTCGCAGCGTGCGCTGGTAAGTGCAATACTGGCAGCTCAGTCCACATGGCTCAGCGCCAATCAAAGCTTGGTAGGGGGCGCTGAGGCGCATGTAGGTACAAAGGGGCACGCAGTTGGCTACATTGTGCAGGCGGGTAGGGTGTTTTCGGTTTAAACGTACAACAAAGCAATCAAGCGGACTTCCACTGTGTAGGCCAATTTGTGCTTTAATAGCACAAATTAACCAACTCCGTTCCGTCCGCTTATCGCGGCGTTAGATTTCAAGCATCGAGATTCTAAAGTGAAGATTGAAGAAGAAAGATTGATCTATGAAAAGATTTCTGCAGTCTATGAAGATGGGTTCTTTTTATCTAGCACTCCAAACGGCGGTTGGGCGGATTTTTACAAAATCGAAAACAACCAAATAATTCACTACAGCAGAAAAAGCGCAGGCTGGAGTACCGAGATTCCTGATCAGCCAATCTGCGCCTTAGAACACTTAGAGATCTCCGAGGTCGGTAATTCCACGATAACATTTACCCTTGAAGACATGTCAAAATGTCTTACTATTCGGCAAGAGAATGCAAAACATTATTATGGTCGTTAAAACTCTACCAACACCCAATCTAACAAGGTAGTCAACCCGACCTCCACTGCGTCGTTTAATATGTGCTTTAATAGCACATATTAATCAACTCCGTTCCGGCCGGTTACTACGGCGTTATGCACCAATTCATTGAAAAGGTATTTTATGAAATATTTCATACTTGTTTTTTGGCTTTTATTGTCTTTAAACTCTCATTCATATACTCAAGCAACCGGCACTATTAAGGAAATATATATTGATAAAAATGGTGCTGTAGCTTTGAAATTAAACGAGGGGTTCTCTTCCTCTGTAGTGTCTGCGGAATGCAGTACATATAACGGGTATGCAGGAATTAGAGATTCGGAGCCGGCCATGAAATCTCTGCTTTTAGCAGCTTACGCGGCAAAGGCCACTATCAAGCTTGGCATAACCGGTTGTGATGGTAATTGGTTAAAGATAAATGATGTACGTGGCTATTAGTATTGCATAACAAAAAGTTCAACCCGACCTCCGCTGCGTCGTTTGTTTTTGTGGCTTCACGCTTACGCTACCACAAAAGCAAACAACTCCGCTCCGGCAGGTTAACTTGGCGTTATGTATCTCCCCACCCTGAGAGAGCGATATGATTCGAGTTAGAGAAACAGTTGAATGCTTGGGTTATTGCTCCATTATTATTGCTGTAGGGTTAGTATCTTACTTATATTGGTTAAGTGAGTACGGGGCGGTGTATGTGTATAGCCATGAGGCATATGCGATATTTATGCTCATGGTTATTCCTCCTGGAATTATCAATCTTGTTCTAACTATTATTTTTATTCGTCCCCACGCGAAAGTAAAAAACGGCGTAAATCTGGTGGTGGGTGCATTTAGCTTGATACTTCTAGTTTTCTTTCTTTTTGTTGCGGTATAAATACATAACAAGCGACTGTGGTGTCAATAACATTAGAAGTTAATTAATACACCACTCGTTATTCCCTCTAATCATTGAGTTCAGGATGGTAATAAATTTTCTCATACACGCCGTGATTGCCACTTTCGAGTGTTTACCGTTTGCTTTGAGTTTTAAGTAGAAAGATCTAATTACAGGGTTACATAAGGTGGCACTTAATGTTGCCATATAGAGTGTTGTTCTTATGTTTGCTCGCCCGCCGATGATACGTCGCTTACCCCTTGTTTTACCGCTGTCCCGATTTAAGGGCGCAACACCAACGAGCTTACTTATTTGATTGTTTGTTAGCGTACCTACCTCAGGCAAGTCGGCCAATATGGAATAAACTAGCGTTTTACCAACGCCAGGAGCTGATAATAGTATCTTCTGTCGCTCGCTCCAATCTGCCTGTTCGTCGACATGCTTCTGAAGTTTAGTTTCCATGCGTTCAATTTCTTTATCAAACATTTTAATCATTCGATTACACGATGTTTCAAATGCTTTTCCCATGATTTTCATACGATTTAGCTCCTGCGTTCTCATATGCATTATCTGGCGCCGGCGTGCTAATAGGTCTTTGATAATTATAAGGTTTTTGCTCTTCTTGGGCGTTACCTTAGGCTTGATGATCGCGGCATACTCAGCAATGACTTGTGCGTCAATCTTATCCGTTTTTGCTAGTTGATCTATAGCACCGGCATAACGTCTCACTGAAATCGGCTTGGCGATTACAACGGGTAAACCTCTTAAATAACAGGCTTCAGCGAGAGCAAATTCGTAGCGGCCAGTGGCCTCCATCGCTATTCTTTCAACGGCGTAATACGATAGTCTTTTAATGATTTTCTTAATGCCGTCAGGAGTATTTTCCTCTCTCAGGTATATGTCTTTTTCATGGATGTAGACGTCCAGGTTAAACTTACCAACATCGACGCCAACGTTAACAGATGTTTTACTCGTTTTAAGATTTGCCATAAGGACTCGTCCTTGCTAAATTCGAGCTCGAAGCTCATTCGACTGTTCGAGTTAAAAATCGGGTCGGCTCTGCGCTCACGCTTGTTAACGATCTTTTAGATCAATTGCTCATCGAGCTACAGAGCCGGTAAACTGGGTGCAACCAGGCTACGGGCTTCACTTTATTTTAAGTCGGTTGATAAGGGAAATTATCCATACAAGCCGCTCAAGGCTAAGCAGCTAAAGCTGCTTGGGACCTCCACTGCGCTGGTCGTTTTTGTGCTTTAATAGCACAAAATCAACCACCACAGTTCCGGCCCCTTAGCGGGGCGTTATGAGGCAACTAATGTTTAAATTCACTGCCATTCTATTGGTGTTATTGTCTCAATATGTTTTCGCTGATTTGAGCGTCTTAGGCTACCAGCCATACACACCAGAAGAGATTGAAGGAAAGGCGAATCCTTCGCTATGGAAAAAATACAATTTCAGCTCCTACTCTTATCTAATTAAGAACACTCATTGCTGGTGCCCATCGGGGCTTACGAGAGTTTATGTAGTTGAGGGGAAAGTTGTCGATTTTGAAGAAATTGAGTATTTCTCTGCAATGAAACCTCAACTAAAAGACCTTCAAACAATCGATAAACTCATCAGTAAGATCGACTCGTATTATCAAAAGCATCCATCAACCTTCAATGTTCGCTTTGATCCATCATTCGGGTTTCCTTCAGAGTTTTTTGTAGATCCAGAGTTTGGTACTTTTGACGATGAATTTGGATTTCAAATTCTTGAGGTTGTGCCTCTAAAAAGATCCGGCTCATAACAAGGCCATCAACCACCGCCCGCAAGCGGGCTGGACGCTCACTGCGTCGCTTAAAGTGTGCTTTAATAGCACACTTTAACCAACTGATCTGTTACCACTTTAGTAGACAGTAATTTTACTAGACACTAAAGGGGGTATTTATGGGGAAAACTCATAAAAGAAACTACATTCAGTACACCAGAGAGTTCAAGGCAGCCTTAGTTAGGTTGGCCAGCCATCAGAGCATCCAGGCAGTCGATATTGCCGAGGCATTGGATATCCATCCTGTGTTGATTTATCGTTGGCGAAAAGAAGTTAACGATGGACGATGGCGAGAAGCTCCAGTGACAAAATCAAATAAGCCGGTAGGCCCAACCAAGAACGACCTTCAGAAGAAAGAAGCTGAATTAAAGAAAGCTCAAACCCGCATTAAGAAACTTGAGAAACAGCTTAAAGAACGCGAAGAGGATATCGACATTCTAAAAAAGGCGGAAAGGTTCTTCGAGAAGCACCGAAAGTAATCTTTCAATATATCGCGGAGAACCTACATAAATTCAAAATAAACCGCCTCTGTAATCTGATGGGTGTATCAAGAAGCGGGTTTTATGCGTGGCTCGATAGGCCTGCTTCAAATAAAGCCCTCTATGATGAAGAGTTGAAGCGTGCAATTAAAGAGCTTCATCAGGGGTATAAGCGTTGTTACGGGGCGAGGCGTATATACCATTCGCTCAAGAAGATCGGCTATAGCTGCAGTATTCGTCGAGTTTCACGATTGATGAAAGAGCTTGGTATAAAGGCTTCAACAAGAGGTCTGTACACCTGGAGTCCGGGACTTAATGAGTTTTATGCGGCGACACCTAATCGGCGTCCAGGTCTTCATCCTGCGAGCTCATTCGGTGAGCAGTGGGCAGGTGATTTCACTTATATAAAAACAAAGACCGGTAGCCTTTATCATGCGGTAATTATTGATTTATTTAGTCGTCGGGTTGTTGGTGCGTCGTTTTCAGTTCGTCGTGGCTTAGCTTTAACTTCTTCTGCGCTTAGAAATGCACTCGCTAGACATAAGCCTGAGAAGGGCTGTCTATTCCACTCAGACCAAGGCTCTGAATACGCCGCGTTTGAGTATAGGGAGATGCTCGAATCAAATGGGTTTAATCGCAGTATGAGTAGAAAAGGAACTCCGTTGGATAATGCTGAAGTTGAATCCTACTTCCACACGATGAAAGCTGAGCTTGCTCATCAGGTTGAGTTCGAGAATATTATCGATGCAGTGGCTCAAATTTCTGAGTACATCGCTTTCTACAATAAAGAACGAATTCACTCGTCACTGGGCTACCATTCACCGCAAGAGTATGAAAAACTCTATGCTTAAATGTGTCCACGAAAGTGGTAGCAGATCACAACTCCGTTTCGGCACCTTAACAGGTGCGTTAAGCATACAATGATTGAAGCATACGAAATACCTCCCAAATATTTAAGAGATCTAAATGGTTTTGGCCCCAGAAGTGAGGAAATACTTGCAGAGGTTGGAATCAGCTCTGTTCAGGATTTCATTGAAATAGACCCCTATGATTTATATGCCTTGATAAAGCCTATGAAGGGCATGGGCTTAAATTCTATATATTCGATTATCGGAGCGCGAGAGAATATCTCTTGGATCGAAATAAAAAACACACGGAAAACTGAAATACTGATGAGGTTAGACGATCTTGGTTTAGCTCCGAAGTAACGGTGCTTAGCTTCCCTAGTGAAGTGCAAAATCGTTCCGCTTCGCTCCCTGAGCGTGCTAAAGGGCTTGTGGATGAAGTCTTTGTTATTCGGTCGCTAGATCTATAATTTAGATCTATGCAATCATTGATTATATAGACCAATACCCAAAGAAAATTGATTTATATGAATTCGGCAGTATTAATAGATGATCTTAAAGGCCTCATAGGTTTAGTTATGATTAATTGAAGTTCAGTCATTGAGTTTAATGAACAAAGAAAAGGTGAGCCTCTATCAATGACTGAACCTCACTATGTCGTGGGGGCTTTGGTGAGCAATATCATTAACGTAGTAGAGTATAAAGGTAGAACCATCTATGGATGAAAAAGAGTTACAAGACCTAGCTAGCCAGTTTTCCTGCCCTGATGGAGACGCGGGGCTTGAAATCGCTAAGCAGATGAATGAGTTAAATGAGTTTATTACCCAGAAAGCGATTGACGCTTTAGCACCTCAACAAGGTGAAACGCTGGTTGAGATTGGTCCTGGTAATGCTGTACTAAGCCTGCCTATTTTAAAGGCTTTGGGTGATACCGGGCGTTATCTTGCTGTTGAAATGTCGGCAGCTATGGCGGAACAAGCCCGTATAAATCTGCGTGATGAAGACTGTCATGTGGAGATTTATAATAGTAGCTGCTCCGATACAGATATCAGAGCAAGTAGTATTGATGCTCTTCTAGCTGTTAATGTTCTTTATTTTATTGACAACCTAGATGAGTTTTTTCATCAACTGTTCTTATGGATGAAGCCTGGTGGCCGGGTTGTTTTTGCTATACGGCCCGAAAAGACACTAGAAAGCTTACCTTTTACTCAGTACGTTTTTAATATTCGCAATACCCAAACCTATGTTTCAGCTATGGAGCGGGTTGGCTTTGAGTGCCTTGAGCCTGTCGTATTTGATGAGGGTGTGCTGGCATTGGCTGATATTGAAGTGCCTGTAGCTACGGTTATTCTGCTTGCGAAAAAGCCTTAAAGACTCGTTTGCAGCTTAGTTGAAGTACTTACTGGGTTATTTCATGTGGGTTAACCCAGTAAGCTAATGGTTTATTGGCCACGACCACAAACCATGACAACAATGGTTTTCCAGGCAATATTGATATCTGTTTTAAGCATGCTGATAGGTGATGACAAAGCCAAACTGTAGCTGAGGTCGTAACTTAGTTTGGATCGTACGTCGTCGATACAGGTATCGTAACCTTGATTGATTTGAGCGAATCCGGTGATACCTGGCATAAGGCCGTAAGTACGCTCTGCGAAATAAGGAATCTGATCTTCTAGTTTTGCATAAAAACCAGGGCGTTCTGGGCGAGGTCCAACTATCGACATGTCACCTTTTAATACGTTAATAAGTTGTGGTAATTCATCCAGCCTTGTTTTACGTAAAAAGTTCCCGACGGCGGTTACCCTTGAATCGTTTTTTCCTGCCCATACCGCTCCAGATTCACCTTCGGCGTTGTTGACCATAGATCGAAATTTGATCATGTTGAACACCTTTGTTTGGGTTGGAAAGCAAGCTCCAATCCGCGGCTGGGTAAAAAATACAGGCCCACGTGAGTTGAGTTTTATGGCGATGGCTAAAATAGGCCATAAGGGGAGGGTAATGACCAAACCAGCGATCGCTGCGCTAATATCAAATATACGCTTTACTCGAAAAGTTGCATTTTCACGTATGTTTTTTTCAATTCGTATGCTGTTTTCAATGTTATTCATG containing:
- a CDS encoding IS110 family transposase, encoding MANLKTSKTSVNVGVDVGKFNLDVYIHEKDIYLREENTPDGIKKIIKRLSYYAVERIAMEATGRYEFALAEACYLRGLPVVIAKPISVRRYAGAIDQLAKTDKIDAQVIAEYAAIIKPKVTPKKSKNLIIIKDLLARRRQIMHMRTQELNRMKIMGKAFETSCNRMIKMFDKEIERMETKLQKHVDEQADWSERQKILLSAPGVGKTLVYSILADLPEVGTLTNNQISKLVGVAPLNRDSGKTRGKRRIIGGRANIRTTLYMATLSATLCNPVIRSFYLKLKANGKHSKVAITACMRKFITILNSMIRGNNEWCIN
- a CDS encoding DUF6174 domain-containing protein, producing MFKFTAILLVLLSQYVFADLSVLGYQPYTPEEIEGKANPSLWKKYNFSSYSYLIKNTHCWCPSGLTRVYVVEGKVVDFEEIEYFSAMKPQLKDLQTIDKLISKIDSYYQKHPSTFNVRFDPSFGFPSEFFVDPEFGTFDDEFGFQILEVVPLKRSGS
- a CDS encoding transposase, which codes for MGKTHKRNYIQYTREFKAALVRLASHQSIQAVDIAEALDIHPVLIYRWRKEVNDGRWREAPVTKSNKPVGPTKNDLQKKEAELKKAQTRIKKLEKQLKEREEDIDILKKAERFFEKHRK
- a CDS encoding IS3 family transposase yields the protein MAENLHKFKINRLCNLMGVSRSGFYAWLDRPASNKALYDEELKRAIKELHQGYKRCYGARRIYHSLKKIGYSCSIRRVSRLMKELGIKASTRGLYTWSPGLNEFYAATPNRRPGLHPASSFGEQWAGDFTYIKTKTGSLYHAVIIDLFSRRVVGASFSVRRGLALTSSALRNALARHKPEKGCLFHSDQGSEYAAFEYREMLESNGFNRSMSRKGTPLDNAEVESYFHTMKAELAHQVEFENIIDAVAQISEYIAFYNKERIHSSLGYHSPQEYEKLYA
- a CDS encoding TfoX/Sxy family DNA transformation protein, which codes for MIEAYEIPPKYLRDLNGFGPRSEEILAEVGISSVQDFIEIDPYDLYALIKPMKGMGLNSIYSIIGARENISWIEIKNTRKTEILMRLDDLGLAPK
- a CDS encoding class I SAM-dependent methyltransferase, with product MDEKELQDLASQFSCPDGDAGLEIAKQMNELNEFITQKAIDALAPQQGETLVEIGPGNAVLSLPILKALGDTGRYLAVEMSAAMAEQARINLRDEDCHVEIYNSSCSDTDIRASSIDALLAVNVLYFIDNLDEFFHQLFLWMKPGGRVVFAIRPEKTLESLPFTQYVFNIRNTQTYVSAMERVGFECLEPVVFDEGVLALADIEVPVATVILLAKKP
- a CDS encoding sugar transferase codes for the protein MNNIENSIRIEKNIRENATFRVKRIFDISAAIAGLVITLPLWPILAIAIKLNSRGPVFFTQPRIGACFPTQTKVFNMIKFRSMVNNAEGESGAVWAGKNDSRVTAVGNFLRKTRLDELPQLINVLKGDMSIVGPRPERPGFYAKLEDQIPYFAERTYGLMPGITGFAQINQGYDTCIDDVRSKLSYDLSYSLALSSPISMLKTDINIAWKTIVVMVCGRGQ